Genomic window (bacterium):
TTTGGACATCTTTTCTCCCTTAATCAGCATAGGTGCAGAGTGAATCCAGTACTTTACGAATTCGCGCTCATAAGCAGCCTCAGATTGAGCTATTTCATCTTCGTGATGTGGAAATATAAGATCCTGCCCACCCATGTGAATGTCAAAGGGCTGACCGAGGAAATGGGTTGACATTACTGAGCATTCTATGTGCCAACCGGGTCTACCTTTTCCCCACGGTGAGTGCCAGTAAGGTTCTCCCTCTTTGTAGGCTTTCCAGAGCGCAAAATCCAACGGATTTTTCTTATTTAGGTCCGGTTCTATTCTAAAGGATTCTTTTAAGTCGTCAATGTTTTTTCCTGACAATTTTCCGTAACTTTTAAATTTTCCAACCTCAAAGTAAACGTTTCCATTTGATTCGTACGCAATCCCTTTGTTAATAAGAATTGTTATGAGTTCAATGATTTCCTGTATAAATTGTGTTGCTTTTGGATAATAGGTGGCTGGTTTCAGATTGAGAATCTCTGCGGATTTAAGAAATTCCTGTTCGTACTTGTCGCCAAGGACACGCCAGTCGATATTTTCGGCCTTTGACCTCTGAATAATCTTATCGTCAATGTCAGTAAAATTTTGTATGTATATAACTTCATAACCTTTATATTCGAGGTACCTTCTTAGCACATCTCCAAAGAGGAAGGTTCGCATATGTCCTAAGTGAGGCCTATCCTGAACAGTCATTCCACACATGTAGATGCCAACCTTTGAATTAGTAATGGGAACAAAATCTTCGTAGTCTCTCTTTAGTGTATTGTATATCTTGATTGCCATAGGTTGATTTTAAATTTAAAGCGGTGTTCAGTCAAAGGAATCGTTTAGTAAAATTCAGGTTTAGGTGGCCTGTTAAGGATAGCATTTATTGCTTCTTGAGGGGAGATCTCACCGATTAATATTCGGTGAACATATTCTACAACCGGTACTTCCACGCCAACTTTTTTTGCAATTTCCTTAATTACGTGTGATGTCTCAATACCCTCGGCTACCATATCCATTTCCTTCAATATCTCTTCTGGCTTTTTGCCTCTTGCAATTGCTTCACCTACGATTCTGTTTCTTGAGAAAGGAGAGAAGCAGGTTGTTATCAGGTCACCAATACCAGAAAGTCCTGAAAAAGTGAGAGGATTTGCCCCCAGCTTTTCGCCCAATCTCATCATTTCCCTTGCACCTCTCACGATCAATGCCCCTTTTGTATTTGCACCGAAGCCGAGACCATCAAGAATTCCCGCAGCTATTGCAATTACGTTTTTTATCGCACCTCCAAGTTCACAACCCTTGACGTCTGATGAATGGTAGGCTCTGAAATATCCAGTGTGAAAGAGATTTTGAATTTCCTTTGCGTACTCAGTATCTTCTGAAGCCACAACCACTGAGGTTGGTATCTTTTTCAATACTTCCCTTGCAATGGACGGCCCAGTTAAGACTGCAATTTTAGATGATGGAAAGTATTCTTTTAGAATTTCGGATGGTGTCTTGAAAGTTTTAGACTCAATTCCCTTTATCACGGAGATAATCTTACTTGGCTTGATTTCAAAGGAAATTTTTCTTGCAACATCCCTAAGATGTTGGGAAGGAATGGCAAAGACAAAGTAATCAGAGTCACCTATTTCCTTGGGTATGATAGTAAAATTAATGGAGTCGGGAATTCTAAAATCCCCAAGCCTTTTGGGGTCTATTCTTTTTGTTTCCAACTCTATCTTCTTTTCCATCCGCCGGCAAAGAACGGTTACCCGATGCCCTTTTTCCTGAATTAAAACGGCAAGAGTCAATCCCCAGCTTCCTGACCCGACAATTGCGACTTTGCTCATCCTTTTAACTTCAGCTTGTGTTCGGTTTTGCTTAACAACCTTTTGATGTTATCCTTGTGCCGGTAAAGGATTATGACAGATATAATTGCAGGTA
Coding sequences:
- the cysS gene encoding cysteine--tRNA ligase, coding for MKIYNTLKRDYEDFVPITNSKVGIYMCGMTVQDRPHLGHMRTFLFGDVLRRYLEYKGYEVIYIQNFTDIDDKIIQRSKAENIDWRVLGDKYEQEFLKSAEILNLKPATYYPKATQFIQEIIELITILINKGIAYESNGNVYFEVGKFKSYGKLSGKNIDDLKESFRIEPDLNKKNPLDFALWKAYKEGEPYWHSPWGKGRPGWHIECSVMSTHFLGQPFDIHMGGQDLIFPHHEDEIAQSEAAYEREFVKYWIHSAPMLIKGEKMSKSTGLYFAISDLLERFSPEAIRLFILQKHYRSPAEYVPEYIEEAEKAINRLKSFLHQVSAESGKIIEEKIREFEKAIEDDLNTPKAISIIFELLKEGNIKLQQGESAVDEAATILFISEVLGFRTANFTERKVDTEKISELVRIILDVRQELRKTKNFELADRIRSELERLGIKIKDTRDGTIFEF
- a CDS encoding NAD(P)H-dependent glycerol-3-phosphate dehydrogenase, whose product is MSKVAIVGSGSWGLTLAVLIQEKGHRVTVLCRRMEKKIELETKRIDPKRLGDFRIPDSINFTIIPKEIGDSDYFVFAIPSQHLRDVARKISFEIKPSKIISVIKGIESKTFKTPSEILKEYFPSSKIAVLTGPSIAREVLKKIPTSVVVASEDTEYAKEIQNLFHTGYFRAYHSSDVKGCELGGAIKNVIAIAAGILDGLGFGANTKGALIVRGAREMMRLGEKLGANPLTFSGLSGIGDLITTCFSPFSRNRIVGEAIARGKKPEEILKEMDMVAEGIETSHVIKEIAKKVGVEVPVVEYVHRILIGEISPQEAINAILNRPPKPEFY